ACAATACAGACTTTTTTCCTAGAAGTTCCTAGTTTATTTAATTCCCTGCATAACATATTATAATTATATTCCAGCGTTATGTCATATATGGGCTTGTCTTCATAATTCACTGTGATTATATTGTTCATAAGCTTCTCCTACTCGTCTTCACCAAGATTATAAAATTCCAAATCATCCTGATTAGAACCCCTGCTGGTATCTGTCTGCTGCACCGTCTCTCCTGTATAGTGAATGCGATTTGCTTTTATTTCTGGCTGAATGCCTGCCGCCGCTTCTTCTCTAAAATTGATAGCCCCTTGTTCACTTGTTTTCTCAAGAAATGTATCCAGATTGGCAATATGTATTTTAAAACTGTCACTTTCTAAAAGTTCACATTGAGCTGATGCCAAGTGTTTAAATTGGGCTTTATAGGCTTCATACTGTCTGATTAACTGTATTGTTTGCTGTTGCAGTCTTTCATACTCACTTGAGGCTTCTGCCACAATCATCTGGGCTTTTACTCTTGCTTCTTCCTTAATGGCCGTAGCTTGCAGATTCGCTGCATTTTTAGTTTCTTCTGCGGTCTGTTCTGCCAATACTAACGCCTTTTGTAACGTCTTCTCAATGGTTTTATAATAATTAATCCCCTCATTTAATACGCTGATTTTATCATTTAACTCCATATTTTCTTTGTATATTGCTTCATATCCAATCAAAAGTTCGTTTAAAAAATTATCAACATCTTTTTTATCATAACCGATCCCGGTTTTAAAGGTTTTGCTTTGTAATTCAATGGGTGTAATCATTTAATTTCCTCCTAAATGTATTTTAATATCGAAACGAATAGACGCCCTTTTTTTGTTTGATTTTCCATCCCTTTAAAAATAAATTTACCCAATCCCCTGACAGAAACTGTCTCCTCTTCCTTTAATTGATAACTATTAGATTCCACTAATCTACCGTCTACAAAAACCTTGCCCCCGGATATAAGACCTAAGATACTGTTTCTTGAGGTATGAAAGGCCAAAGCTATTACGGCATCTAATCTGATGGAGGATACACTTCCTCTAATTTCTTTAAAATCAGGCTGAATTTCAGGTAACTCTTCCGTAAGAATCTCACATCTGATACTGGTATGCCTTATCTTTGTCAAATTATCAACAATAAATTCACTAATAGAAGCCTTGCAAAATACAAAGCCTTCTTTTTCTTTAACCAGTATATCTCCCAAAAGACTTCGTTCAATACCAAGATTCATAAGTGCACCAAGAAAATCCCTATGGTTTAAATCATCACTAAACTTTTTATTTAACGGGAGCATCCTGATGCAGGTAATATAATCTGAAAAAGCTTTTACGTCAGTATCTGCGTAAAAGCATAGTACTTTCCTTTCAGCGCCGTTATAGCCGCCAAAAAGATAATAATTCACTTTTGGTAATTCATGTCTTAAAGAATAGAATATGCTGATTTCATTGAGATTTAAGAAGTCAGAATAGGTCTGATACCCTCTATTGTCTGCCGTTCTGGCAAGTTCTATAAAGCGTTTCCGCAATATCTGCTCCTCTTTATCTTTGTCCATATTAAAACCCTTTATATCTCAGTACATCCTGTGATACAGCCGCAGAAACCCAGGTTAAAAGAATCCAATGCGGCATTCCTTTATTATATTTTCTTTCAACCAGTCAGACATAAAGCCAGTCTCTTATCATTAGCCTCAGTTATTTCAATGTATAGAAAAAATCCTGTAAAAAAAGTATAACAACAAAGCCAATAAGCGGTGCTAAATCAGCTGTTGGGTTATTAAATATTGAATGTCTTAACAAATGCCTGATGGGTCCCAATAATGGTTCTGTTAATGTTCCTAAAAAATCACGGAATCCTTTGTGAAATTGCATCCAGGAGGTCAATACATATAAAAACAAAATGATTTCAAGTATTACAAAAAAAACATAAAACACATTATATATTAAACTAAGCATTTACTTAAAATTCCTTATTTAGTGTAGGCACTTCAAAGCCGTCATTTTGTATCAAATCCATATAATCACCAGAAATGTCAACTGTATCTGGAGATATAATAAATATATAACTTGAAATCTGATGAAGCCTGCCATTCATGGCATAAACCGCCCCTGAAATAAAATCCATTATTCTTTGCGCTAAATCTACATCAAAACCTTCCAGGTTGATAACAGCTGCACGTCCTGATAAAAGCATATCACAAATGTCTTGAGAATCTTCAAAAGTAGTAGGTTTCATAATACAGACTTCAAACCCCTTAGGTGTTGTACGGATTGGTACAACTTTATTGGTTGTTGTTCTATCCATTCTGGTCACCTTATCTTTCTTGACTTCATTTAATACATTATTCAGAATCGGGGACGTATCCTCTTTCTCAAATGTTGTACTATATTGTTGTCTAGATGATGCCTTACGTTCCATCTTCTCAGCACGTTTTAATTCTTTTTCTTCTATTTCGTTGACATAATCATCATAATCGTCATCTTCTGTTAGTTTTAATGAGTCTAGTATGTTCTTAAAAATATTTGCCATATGTCAAATCTCCTATCCAAAATCGTTATAAAGAAAAATCACCCTTGGTATAAAAAATACTTTAAGAACTATTTTCTTCACACAAGCGGGAATATGTAGTGCTGTATAGGTCCCGCTTACCTATACAAAAAATGCTAAGAACAAATAAGGCCAGCTCTTTTATCTCAAAGGTATTTTCTTATAATACAATTTATGTTATGAACTTAAATTATATCGTATAATTTCTTTCACCAAAAATGCCTGTACCAACTCGAACCATAGTCGCACCTTCTTCTATAGCAACTTCATAATCTCCAGTCATTCCCATAGAAAGCACATCCATACTAACATTATCAATGTTTTTTAATTTTATGTCAATATTTAATTGTCGCAAATTTCTAAAATGCTCACGGTTTTTCTCAGGATTCTCTACAAAAGGTGCTATGGTCATCAGTCCTTTGACACGAATATTCTTAAACTTGGAAATTTCGAGCAAGAAGGGATATACATCTTCTGCAAAAATCCCGTATTTTGAATCTTCTTTTGCTATGTTTACCTCTATTAATATATCACATATAACATTTCGCTTAGCAGCTTCCTTATCAATTGCCTCTGCAAGGCGCACTGAATCAACAGAATGAATTAATTTCACCTTATCCACAATATATTTCACTTTATTTGTCTGTAGATGTCCGATTAAATGCCAGTTTAAGTCTTTGGGAAGCACTCTATACTTTTCAGTTAACTCCTGCACCTTATTTTCACCAAACTCAATTACGCCCTCTTCCAAAACCTCTTCAATGCAGGAAACAGGGTTCGTTTTACTTACAGCAATCAATGTAACTTCTTTCCGATTACGCCCGGCTCTGATGCATGCTGCTTGTATATTCTCTTGAACTTTTGTCAAATTTTCTTTTATCAAAGAAGTAGCTCCTTTCGATTTAAGTTTATGTTAATCAATTGCCTATTCGGTTAGGTATTAATAAATTACAGCCTGCTCCACTGCAGTGTTACCATCCAGGGCTATATTATCATATACCGATAATCCATAGTCTGTACCTTTCTTTATGATACAGTACTCCTCATTACTATAAAGTATTTCAATTCGTCTGAATATAGCATAGCCCTTATTGACATTAAATGTGCCTTCTAAAGTCTTTTTCTCCAATAGCTGATATCGATCTTCAGAATCATTTTTTATTATCCAGTCACCAGTTTCAAACAAACGCCCATCCACGTAACCATATTCTTCGTCACTATAATAAATATCCGTGGGTATAAACTCCGTACTAATTTGTTCTTTTCCATCTTTCACAGTAATGGCTTCTCGGTTTAAGCCGTTACTGCCTGAATTGCCACCTTTCGTAAAATACTCTAATGGCACCAGATAAAATTCTTTGTCTACAATAGAGCTCACTGGAATTTTTAAGCCTACAGCCGAATTAACTGATATTTCTACTGAAATAAATCTCTGATTCATATAATAATTCATATACTTGTCCAACGACAGCATGCCATAGTATTCAGACCCCTTCTTTGATAAAGTAATTGGAACATTAGCTGAAAGCCCATCATCAGAGAAAGTTATTTTAACAGTATCTTTATCCTTTAATTTATTATACTGCTCTTCATTCAATAGGAGCAGTATATTCCATTTATCACTTGTTATTATCTTATAAACCGGGCTTTTATTCTCAATCAAATCCATTGTTCTTAACTGAGTTTTTGAATAATTCTCTGTATTAAAATTCTCAGCTGTTGTATTGTCTATGGATAAATCCTCATAATTATCCATCGTATATGTAATAATTCCGCTGGAAGAAGATTTTACCACTTTTAAGGTACTGCCTTCTGCATTCTCAGCCAACACATTTTGTAAATTAGTAAGCATATTATCATTTATTACCTGCAAAATTGAACTTTCCAGCTCTGACTTTAATTGATATGCTTTTGTAAAATTTCCATTTTCATAACTTTTATGAAAATCTCTAATTTCATTCTTTATACTGCTGGTCTCGTCATCAGATATTGATAAACTTTCTTCCGTGCTGCTGATTAAATCATAAGAATTCTTATTAGCATCTACGGAATAGACTGTTGAATTTTTCGATACACGTTCACCATCTCGGTGATAATAGTTAATATATCCGGCAGTATCTGTGTAAATTACTTTTTCTTTTCTAAATATTAATCCTTGGAAGACAAAGTCATCTGCTGTTGTGCCTTCTTTCACCTCATATATAGTTAAGTGTTCTTTTGTAAAAAACATGAAAACACTAATAAGCACGTATACAAAAACAATTAAAAACACAATTACACCAATGTTTACGGTCTTCCGTCTCCGATATTTGGTGACTTTTGTATTTGAACTCAATCAATCAGCCTCCTTTATATTTCTACTCTATTATACTTATAAATGAAAAATAAGAAAAGCCCTAATCGTAGTTTTTTGCAAAAACCTCTTTAGGAATATTAAGAATATATTTGGTAACAATATTTTATGTAACAAAAAGGAGGTAACAAATTGAAAACAGTAGATTATATAGCTCTATGTTTAGTCATCATCGGAGCCATTAATTGGGGACTAATCGGATTTTTAGGATTTGATTTAGTCCGTGTGATCTTTGGTGATATGACCATTGTTTCCAGAATTATTTACGCATTAGTTGGTATTGCCGGTTTATATGCATTAAGCTATTTTGGAAGGCTGCGTAGCGAATAAACACATCCATTTTAAAACCGGCAACATATAAACAGCGGCATTATGAATATGCCGCTGTTTATATGTTAAAATATTACTATCACTTTTTGACAACTATAGCATTAAATTATAGACTATAATGAAACAATAACATCTTTCCTAACAATTTCAGGTAACTCATCTTTGTTCAGTGATATACTAATAACAAAGTCTACCTGATATAATTCTGATATTCGTTTTAATTTCTCAAGGATTAAGGAGATATTAGGTCCTTCGGTAAGTGCTATACTGAGGAAACTATCAAGGAAAACCACCTCTAAATCGTGATCCTGCGAGACCAATCCACATATGAAACCAATAAATTCACTGTAGTTCTCAATGCAATAATCCTTCACATTGATTAATCTTATCCTGTTGCTTAACTCATACATGTGTTTATTGTTTTTGTCAAGATAAACAATACTACCTTTTGCTGTTTGGGACACATGATTTGCTTTTTCAATCAGTACCTTTGTCTTACCCTTACCTTTTTCGCCTGCAATAATCTGTATCATTATATCTCCTCCTTAAGATGTGTACATTTTTGGGTGATATGCATGAATTATTGACTAATATATATTAATTATAGTATATTATCACTCAAAAAACAACCAAAATATAGAAATATTTATGGAATCATCTCAAGTAAACGTGTCATTTGCGAAAAAAGACTGTCCCCATTCTCTGCCTGAAGTATTAATGATATATATTCTTTATCCTTATTGTCTTTACTATATAAAATAAGACAATTTCCGGCTTTACTGGTGGTACCCGTTTTACCTCCCACTACTGTAATGCCTTCTGGCGATTTTTCGGTATTCTTTAAATATCTGTTTGTCGTGAGAAAATTTTTAACTTGCTCTTGACCGTTAGAATCTGTATAATTTAAAGTAACATCTGTAGTGTTAATTATCTTGACGAATTCGTCATATTGAATCAGTTCATTAAATATCAAATATAAATCATAAGCTGTTGTATAATGATTATCATTATGTAGCCCATGAGAGTTTACGAAATTAGAATGCACTGCTCCAACATTTTTAGCAGCTTCATTCATTAATTTGGCAAAAGCTTCTTCACTTCCTGCAACATGTTCCGCTATTGCTATTCCAGCATCGTTCCCTGAATAAATCAAAAAGCTGTCAAGTAAATCGCCCAGTTTAATCTTATCACCTTCTTTGAAACCGCATAATTTAGCACCGCTTTCAGTAATATGAGAAGCATTATAGCTAACAGTAACAGTATCATTAAGATTTGCTTTTTGTAAGACTACCAGTGCTGTAATGATTTTAGTCAGACTTGCTGGATACATTCTTTCATACACATTATTGGCATAAACTACCGTATCATCAGTTGCATTAACAATTAGGGCTGAAGTTGCTGACACAGCTGTATCAGACATATGGTTTAATTCATCCGGTATAATAGTCAAGTCACTGGCAAATAAATTTGCAGTTTCAACACCGGCCTGTATATCAAATCCGGCTAAACTATCTGCTTCATTATATGGCACTAATATCTGTTTTGAATTAGAGCAGCCTGTTAAGAATGTAAGTGACAATACGGCTATCATTATCTTTTTATTCATATTATAGCAATGGCCTTTCCGATTAAAAATATGATGCATTTTCAATCTAATCCCCATGTCCTTTCCTATACCTGCAATCATTTGACCACAGGCACAACGTGTAATTAAAATATTATTTTCAAACTACACTTTTAGAACAACTCACTAATTAATATGAGTCATTCTGGAAAGCTTACGCTTTGAATATCTCGCGCCAATCCAAATCACCACGATCCAAAGCTTTAATTAGCAGCTCAGCGGAAGCCAAGTTAGTTGCTAATGGAATATTATGTGTATCACACAAACGAACTACATTATTTACATCAGGTTCATGAGATTTTGGAGATAACGGATCTCGTAAAAAGATTACCAAATCAATCTGATTATGCTCAATTTGGGCACCCATCTGCTGTTCTCCACCAAGATGACCTGCAAGGTACTTGTGTACATTAAGGTTAGTTACTTCTTCAATCAGTCTGCCTGTAGTTCCAGTTGCAAATAATTCATGTTTGTTTAAAATTCCGCGATAAGCGATGCAAAAATTCTGCATTAGTTTCTTTTTTGCATCATGTGCTATCATTCCGATATTCATATGGTTTTACCCCCTTTTATTTTTTCTTTGAAGACTAATATTAATTACCATACCAATTGCTATCATACTGCTTACCATGGAGCTTAATCCATAACTTACAAATGGCAGGGGAATTCCTGTATTCGGCAAAAGTGCTGTTGCAACTCCTACATTTACAAATACCTGGAACATAAACATTGCTCCGATACCTATTGCAATCAGCATTCCCATACGATCCGGAGCATGTCTTGCAATGCTTAAGCATTTAAATATTATAATGGATAACAGTATTATTATACCACATCCACCGATAAATCCAAGGGCTTCTCCTGCAACAGAAAAAATAAAATCACTTTCTGCAATAGGTACATACGTATCACTTATTAAAGATTCTTTGCCTTCAGTTATTAACTTACCAGCTAATTGACCTGATCCAATAACCTGTATGGAATTATCTTGCTGATACATGGTATTAGAGGATGTGTCAGCTTGTGGATCAAGAAATGAAGCTATTCTTGTTTGTTGGTAATCCGTTAAAAAGAATATATCATAATCCTGTTGAATTCCCCATAAGGTTCCGGCTATTAAAGGTATACCGATAACCAAAATAGGAAGTATAATTTTATAGCTCAATCCTGCTGCAAAAATCATCATAGCAAATATAAACATTATGACCAGACAGGTTGATAGGTTCGGCTGCTTAAAAATTAAAAATACAGGTATTGCGGTCAGTATTCCTGTAATAAGCAATGCATATAACTTATCCATTTTATTTTTAAGCAGCACTAAAATCTGAGCCAAGAATATGATAATAATAATTTTACTAAGTTCGGAAGGCTGGAATGTTATAACTTTTAAATCCAACCAGCGTTTAGAACTACGAATGGATATACCAAACAAGCGAACCGCAAATAACAGCCCCAGATTTATAAAATATAAAATGATATAAAACCGGCTGATAAAATGGTAATCTATCATAGAAACAATTGCTATAATAAATACCCCAAGAACGATTCCAAAAATCTGCTTGACAAATAAATCAGGCTCAACAAGCTTTATAAGATAAGTGCCTACTCCGGTGAGCAGTAAAACAATGGCAACCATACTTATATCAAAGTGTTTAAAATTGTACTGCTTAAATTGAAACATTAAAATCATCCTTACTTTTTATTTGATTTCAAATCCTTAATCGGAATATTTGCAAATAGTGCCGGAACAGTCCCATTGTTGCCTTCAGATTCCGTTTGAGTTATCTTAATATCCAACCCGTCTTGATCAATTTCGATGTATCTGGATATAACATTTATAATATCATTTTTTATCTGTTCCATTATTTCCGGCGAACAGTTAGCACGATCTGAAACCAAAACTAATTTTAAACGATCCTTAGCTACGTTACTGGAGGTCTTTTTTCTAAAAAAATCCACCAAACTCATTATACTATCTCCTCTCAATTAGTTTTTCTTAAGTAGGCTGGCAAGTTTACTAAACAGGCCTTGTTTTCCGTTTAAATCTAAATACGGAACTTCCTCTCCCAGTATTCTTTTACATATATTCATGTATGCTTGTCCTGCTAAGGTATCTGACCCTACTAATGGCTCACCCTGATTCGTTGAAATAACAATGTTTTCGTCATCAGGAACAACTCCAATTAAGTCAATAGCAAGAATTTCTACAACATCTGTACTTGACATCATATCGCCACGTTTTACCATGTCATTTCTCAGCCTGTTAACAATCAGATGTGCTTGTTTCATTTCATTGGCTTCTAACAAACCTATTATACGGTCCGCATCACGTACCGCTGATACTTCTGGAGTAGTAACTACTAATGCTCTGTCAGCCCCGGCTATTGCATTTTTAAAACCTTGCTCAATACCTGCTGGACAATCCATTAATATGTAATCAAATTCTTCTTTTAACTCTTCTGCCAATTTTTGCATCTGCTCCGGCGTAACCGATGTTTTATCTCTGGTTTGAGCAGATGGCAGTAGGTATAGGTTGGGGTAACGTTTATCTTTAATTAAAGCCTGTTTAATCCTGCAATTTCCCTCAATTACATCTACAAGATTATATACAATTCGATTTTCCAAACCCATAACAACATCCAGGTTTCTTAAGCCTATATCCGTATCAACTAAAACTACTTTCTTATCTAATTTTGCTAAACCGGTTCCAACATTTGCTGTCGTTGTTGTCTTGCCTACTCCACCCTTTCCGGATGTTATAACGATTACTTCGCCCATTACTATCTTTCCTCCAAACGATTATTATTATATATTAATATCATTTAAAACCTCTTTACTCAAAGGCTCAATGTAGATATTTCCATCTTCCAAGAATGCAATTTTGGTTTCCTTTACAGAATCTTTTACAGGCTTATCCGGAGATCTTGCAATCGTATCGGCAATACGGATTTGAACCGGATTTAAATCCAGTGCCAGGACAAAGGAATTCGTATTGCCGGTTGCACCGGCAAATACTGTTCCTTTTAAGGCACCCAGAACAATAATATTTCCCTTTGAAACTATCCGGGCTCCCGGGTTTACGTCACCGATTACAATAATACTTGTTTCCGATTCCAGAACTTGTCCCGATCGCAAATTGCCTTTATAAAACTGGCCTGTGGTATTGGATAACTCCATTAATTTTTCATCCAGTGCTTTTTTAAAAACTTCTTCCTTTTTTGGGTCATCTTCAATAACGCAAACCACATGAAGCTCCGTCTCATCAGCTATTATATTCAGTATATCTCTTTGTTCTTCATTGGTTAATTTCCTGCCTTCAAAACTAATTGCCATCTGGGCATTATCAAAAAATTTAGCTGAGTCACGAAATTTTTCCGATATCTTTTCTTTCAATTCCCCAAATTCCATTTCAGCATCAAGTACCACTACGATACCGTACTTGTTGCCTTTTATTATAACTGGATTGTTCATGAATACCTCCTGGTACAAATCGTTTTCATAATTCAATACTTAAAATTTAATCGGATACTACAGAATTAGAATCCGGCATAATTGCTGGTCCATCTGCTAACTTATCATAACCGTCCACATTGAAGTAATAACCGTATACATTACGTGCAAGTTCAGCAGCATTACTGGAAGAATAACCATTAGGTATAACCACTGTTACAGATATTTCTGGATTCTTGTATGGTGCATAAGAGACAAACAACGCATGGTTACCACGCGATTTGCTTTCCTGGGCTGTTCCGGTCTTTCCAGCCACCTCATAAGGAAAATCTTTAAACACATAGGATACGGAGCTTTTAGACCCATTTCCTACTTTGTCCATACCTTCCTGTACAAGATCCCACGTAGATGCTTTCACTCCTTCTATACTAGCTTTGGTGGCAACATTTTCAGTCGTTTTATCTTTATATACAATCTTATCAATCAAAGTAAGGTCATATAACATACCTGAAGTAGCAAGTGCTGTTACGTAACGGGATAACTGAACCGGTGTATAATTATTAGTACCCTGTCCAATAGCAGAACGTACGTTATCTTTATCAGAAAGCTTGGGTACTGCTTCTTCAATCTCTATCCCAGATTTCCTATCAAAACCGAATAATGATGCATAGTCCGCAATCTTTTCCAATCCCGCCTGTGCTCTGCTTATTCCAGAAGTATCAAGTCCTAATCTCCAACCCATCTCGTAGAAGAAATAGTTACAGGACACTTCCAGCGCTTCCGTTATGTCTACTGCTCCATGTCCATGAGATGACCAGCATTTTGGCGGATGGGCTTTGTCCACCTTATCAAAAGCAACCTTATCATAAACGGTTTCTGTTTGACCAAGCACACCTTCTTCTAATGCAGCAACTGCTGTTATCATTTTAAAGGTTGAACCGGGTGCAGTACTTTGCTTTGCAGCTCTATGGATTGCAGGTTCAGATAAATCTTCCTGCACCTTCTTAAAATAGTTATAATCTATTTTGTTTGCATATAAATTAGTTTCATATCCGGGATAAGTAACCATTGCAAGCACTTTACCTGTATTTACATCCGTTACCACTACGGATGCACTGCATGGGTCCAGTGCGAGTTGGGCAGGTGTTATGTCAAGACTTCTTATTTTACTGGTTATAAAAGTATAGGCAGATAAAGAACCATTCTTTAACTTGCTTACATCTTCTTCGTTATATTTTAACACACCTTGGTCAAATAATAAAAGACTAATTTCAGCTCCTGATAATTTATAAGAATATACTAATTCCTTATATATCTTCTTATGAAAGGCAGTATCTACAGTTAAAAAGCGCTTAATATATTCCAATAATTTCTGATACAATTCTTCTGTACTATAGTATTCATCACCAATGTCTATTTTAGACAAATCAACCCAATTTTTTGATATAGCATATTGTAAAAATTTGCTTAAACTAATTTTGTTATTATGGTAATCCAAATAGATGCTATCAGCAGTATCAATTTCAGCAGACATTAATACCCCTTGGCTGCTTAACTGCTTGTAGATGTAAGATAAATAATCCTGCATATCTTCTGAAGCACTTTTGTTTAGCGTCGTACTATTGTAAGCTAAGAGCTTTTCCAAATCTGATACTGCTTTTCTAAGTTCAGTTTCAAACTTTGCATAAACCTGCTTTTCCAGACCGGTTGCTTCTTCATCCTGAAATTTTCTGACATCCACTACATTATTGTTTAAGATTGCAAAGTAGACATCATAGATAGGTATCTTAATATTTTTGGCTGAGGTTCCTCTGGAACCTGCATCTGTACTATTATTGATTTTAGATAA
The nucleotide sequence above comes from Anaerocolumna cellulosilytica. Encoded proteins:
- a CDS encoding penicillin-binding transpeptidase domain-containing protein, giving the protein MIDIIWEKIKQILTSRLFPICLVFIGLISVLISRIFTLQIVEGGEHSTTLDVKLTRQREIKSTRGNILDRNGAVLAYNKISYAVVLEETTVTSNDELNAMLFRLINVLERYGNTIEIEFGIILNGNGELEFNVPENAGDQTKKNAEYRFKKNAYGLRSVNNLTEEQKSATAEEVFNYLRNGDKKYAMFRISEDYTLEEALKIMTLRYAIFTNYPKYLQIVICSDVSDETVAAIYENSASIPGVGIKQQSYRVYNDSIYNSHILGYTGLVNEGELENMAKDSGYNSSDYIGKLGIEKELEDQLAGTKGMETISISSSGKYLETLERTDPVAGQDVYLSIDSDLQKTYYNLIERSLAGILLSKINNSTDAGSRGTSAKNIKIPIYDVYFAILNNNVVDVRKFQDEEATGLEKQVYAKFETELRKAVSDLEKLLAYNSTTLNKSASEDMQDYLSYIYKQLSSQGVLMSAEIDTADSIYLDYHNNKISLSKFLQYAISKNWVDLSKIDIGDEYYSTEELYQKLLEYIKRFLTVDTAFHKKIYKELVYSYKLSGAEISLLLFDQGVLKYNEEDVSKLKNGSLSAYTFITSKIRSLDITPAQLALDPCSASVVVTDVNTGKVLAMVTYPGYETNLYANKIDYNYFKKVQEDLSEPAIHRAAKQSTAPGSTFKMITAVAALEEGVLGQTETVYDKVAFDKVDKAHPPKCWSSHGHGAVDITEALEVSCNYFFYEMGWRLGLDTSGISRAQAGLEKIADYASLFGFDRKSGIEIEEAVPKLSDKDNVRSAIGQGTNNYTPVQLSRYVTALATSGMLYDLTLIDKIVYKDKTTENVATKASIEGVKASTWDLVQEGMDKVGNGSKSSVSYVFKDFPYEVAGKTGTAQESKSRGNHALFVSYAPYKNPEISVTVVIPNGYSSSNAAELARNVYGYYFNVDGYDKLADGPAIMPDSNSVVSD
- the minC gene encoding septum site-determining protein MinC, whose translation is MNNPVIIKGNKYGIVVVLDAEMEFGELKEKISEKFRDSAKFFDNAQMAISFEGRKLTNEEQRDILNIIADETELHVVCVIEDDPKKEEVFKKALDEKLMELSNTTGQFYKGNLRSGQVLESETSIIVIGDVNPGARIVSKGNIIVLGALKGTVFAGATGNTNSFVLALDLNPVQIRIADTIARSPDKPVKDSVKETKIAFLEDGNIYIEPLSKEVLNDINI